The Gasterosteus aculeatus chromosome 17, fGasAcu3.hap1.1, whole genome shotgun sequence genome includes a window with the following:
- the LOC120835803 gene encoding voltage-dependent calcium channel subunit alpha-2/delta-2 yields MAMGKRCCSIVCLLQMVLILSASWPGAAGLTFPQQYTIMHWARRIEQEIDRVFQHITGAQQLKGLYNEERRQFNLVRNQPRKIVEKVASDIEKLLAKKRKALDRLASEAERLQREHLWQDGIKELDMAYYDSKAELDYYPMDGEGEVENPSHIKLEFVYDPNFKNNVNYSYTAVQIPTDIYKGAPVILNELNWTQALEKVFMENSQEDPSLLWQAFGSATGVTRYYPATPWKAPDKIDLYDVRRRPWYIQGASSPKDMVILVDVSGSVSGLTLKLIKASVMEMLDTLSDDDYVNVARFNEKAEAVVPCFKHLVQANVRNKKIFKDAVQQMQAKGTTDYKSGFHFAFNQLLNKTNVPRANCNKIIMLFTDGGEDRAQDVFMQYNWPNKTVRVFTFSVGQHNYDVTPLQWIACTNKGYYFEIRSICAIRINTQEYLDVLGRPMVLAGSVAKQVQWTNVYQDALGLGMVVTGTLPVFNLTMDGNSQNQLILGVMGVDVHLDEIKRLTPRYNLGANGYIFAIDPNGYLLLHPNLQPKLVNLPEPVTLDFLDAEVEDSNKEEIRRQMIDGRPGELQIQTLVKSVDEQYIDEVHRTYTWTSINGTDYSLGLVLPPYSEYFIQADLSDMMIQLQYIQSLLPSSFESSGHLFLAPREYCKSLHLSDNNTQFLENFLLLMLHMSESDECDQGLIHNLILDSRIIGQLASRVWKNKDLNSYGFLAVFASTDAGITRVFPNIAAESWDEDPEPFNTNYYRRSLDNKGYMFRAPSRSALDDPAVAENGTVGILVSSAVEVNLGGKLLKPSVVGVKLDLEAWVDKFKILASNVSDSRQGAHKCGPSRSCEMDCEVNTDDLLCYLIDDGGFLVMSNQRDHWKKIGLFFGDVDPYLMHALYNNSIFNRRQSYHFQSACEPVSSSHTGAAPRGIYVPSIADVLSLAWWTSTVAWSVTQQLLYGLVYNSWLYRDDVLVEGFEARESSCVTIQSQFYFTNTTNSYNVLQDCGNCSRLFHAKRIENTNLLFVVAETLPCSSCEIERLTQIRTEFQEENPCEVLSNARYRKGPTSCFDFSALENASECGRGCALQSSIGVLLFVQLILPLLQL; encoded by the exons GATAATGCACTGGGCCCGGCGTATCGAACAGGAGATTGACAGAGTCTTTCAGCACATCACTGGCGCTCAGCAGTTGAAAGGG CTATACAATGAAGAAAGACGACAGTTTAATCTGGTGAGGAATCAGCCTCGGAAGATTGTGGAGAAGGTTGCCTCTGATATAGAGAAACTCCTGGCGAAGAAGCGCAAAGCGCTCGAT AGGTTGGCCAGTGAAGCAGAGCGACTCCAGCGAGAGCATCTCTGGCAGGATGGAATTAAG GAGCTGGACATGGCTTATTATGACTCCAAGGCAGAGCTGGACTAT TACCCCAtggatggagaaggagaggtgGAAAACCCTTCACACATCAAGCTGGAGTTTGTTTATGATCCAAACTTCAAAAATAATGTCAACTATTCCTACACAGCTGTTCAGATTCCCACAGATATTTATAAAGGAG CTCCAGTCATTCTGAACGAGTTGAACTGGACGCAGGCGCTTGAGAAAGTCTTCATGGAGAACAGCCAGGAGGATCCGTCACTGCTGTGGCAGGCGTTCGGCAGTGCCACGGGTGTCACTCGCTACTACCCAG cgACACCTTGGAAAGCCCCCGATAAAATTGACTTGTATGACGTCAGGAGGAGACCCTG GTACATCCAGGGAGCCTCATCTCCGAAAGACATGGTCATTCTTGTTGATGT gagcgGCAGTGTCAGTGGACTCACCTTGAAGCTCATCAAGGCCTCAGTGATGGAGATGCTGGACACTTTGTCTGATGACGACTATGTCAACGTGGCCAGG TTCAACGAGAAGGCCGAGGCTGTGGTTCCCTGCTTCAAACATCTCGTCCAGGCTAACGTGCGaaacaaaaagatattcaaGGACGCGGTGCAGCAGATGCAGGCCAAAGGCACCACGGATTATAAATCCGGATTTCATTTCGCCTTCAACCAGCTGTTAAAT AAGACAAATGTTCCTCGGGCCAActgtaataaaataatcatGCTGTTCACTgacggaggagaggacagaGCTCAGGATGTCTTCATGCAATACAACTGGCCCAACAAAACG GTTCGAGTTTTCACTTTTTCTGTTGGTCAACACAACTATGATGTTACACCTTTGCAGTGGATTGCATGCACCAATAAAG GTTACTATTTTGAGATCCGGTCCATCTGTGCTATAAGGATTAACACCCAG GAGTACCTCGATGTGCTGGGGCGCCCCATGGTCCTTGCAGGCAGCGTTGCCAAGCAGGTTCAGTGGACGAATGTGTATCAGGATGCTCTG GGTCTGGGAATGGTAGTTACTGGGACTTTGCCTGTATTTAATCTCACCATGGATGGAAACTCACAg AATCAGCTGATTTTAGGTGTCATGGGGGTCGACGTGCATCTTGATGAGATAAAGCGTCTAACACCTCGGTACAAT CTTGGAGCCAATGGATACATATTTGCCATTGATCCAAATGGATATCTTCTGCTTCACCCGAACCTTCAGCCAAAG CTAGTGAACCTCCCTGAGCCTGTGACGTTGGACTTCCTGGATGCCGAGGTGGAGGACAGCAACAAAGAGGAG ATCCGGCGACAAATGATTGATGGAAGACCAGGAGAACTGCAAATCCAAACTCTGGTCAAGTCGGTTGATGAG CAATACATTGACGAGGTGCACAGGACTTACACCTGGACCTCTATCAATGGCACAGATTACAG TCTCGGCCTGGTTCTACCTCCGTACAGTGAATACTTCATCCAGGCAGACCTGAGCGACATGATGATTCAGCTGCAGT ATATACAGTCGCTGCTGCCCAGCTCCTTTGAGTCCTCGGGACACCTGTTTCTGGCTCCAAG GGAATACTGCAAAAGTCTGCATCTTTCTGACAACAACACCCAGTTCTTGGAGAACTTCCTCTTGCTCATGCTGCACATGTCGGAGTCTGATGAAT gtgACCAAGGCCTCATCCACAACCTGATTTTGGATTCTAGGATTATTGGGCAGCTTGCCTCTCGTGTTTGGAAGAACAAGGACCTGAACTC GTACGGCTTCCTGGCTGTATTTGCGTCCACTGATGCAGGAATAACACGTGTTTTCCCCAACAT AGCTGCTGAGTCATGGGATGAGGATCCCGAACCCTTTAATACAAATTATTACAGACGCAGCCTCGACAACAAAGGCTACATGTTCAGAGCTCCATCCAGATCCG cgttggacgacCCTGCAGTCGCAGAAAATGGCACCGTTGGAATTTTGGTTAGTTCGGCCGTGGAGGTTAATTTGGGAGGCAAACTGCTCAAACCTTCAG TGGTCGGGGTGAAGCTGGACTTGGAGGCGTGGGTGGACAAGTTTAAGATTCTGGCCAGCAACGTGTCCGACAGTCGACAGGGAGCACACAAG TGTGGACCCTCCCGAAGCTGTGAGATGGACTGTGAAGTGAACACTGAC GACCTCCTCTGTTATCTCATTGATGATGGCGGATTCCTGGTTATGTCTAATCAAAGAGATCATTGGAAAAAG ATCGGCCTTTTCTTTGGTGACGTTGACCCCTACTTGATGCACGCTCTCTACAACAACTCAATCTTCAATCGCCGTCAGTCTTACCACTTCCAGTCGGCATGCGAGCCCGTCAGCAGCAGCCATACTGGCGCAGCGCCGAGGGGCATCTACGTG CCCTCCATTGCTGACGTCCTCAGCTTGGCCTGGTGGACCTCTACAGTGGCATG GTCTGTGACCCAGCAGCTGCTCTATGGACTTGTCTACAACAGCTGGCTCTACCGAG ATGACGTCCTGGTTGAAGGTTTTGAAGCAAGGGAAAGCAGCTGTGTGACCATCCAGAGCCAGTTCTACTTCACAAACACCACCAACTCCTACAATGTGCTGCAGGACTGTGGAAACTGTTCACG GCTTTTCCACGCTAAGCGGATTGAAAACACCAACCTTCTGTTTGTGGTCGCCGAGACGCTCCCCTGCAGCTCATGTGAGATAGAGAGATTGACACAGATCAGGACGGAGT ttcagGAGGAGAATCCGTGCGAAGTACTGAGCAATGCACGATATCGTAAAGGCCCGACATCCTGCTTCGACTTCAGTGCCTTA GAAAACGCATCAGAGTGTGGACGAGGTTGTGCACTGCAGTCCTCTATAGGAGTCCTCCTCTTTGTTCAGCTCATTCTGCCTCTTCTTCAACTTTGA